One Brassica oleracea var. oleracea cultivar TO1000 chromosome C7, BOL, whole genome shotgun sequence genomic window carries:
- the LOC106302287 gene encoding uncharacterized protein LOC106302287, whose product MYHKEDVWHPQGRIIELTGEIGTQKLGIAREAKISEVLRDGVWRFRNCRDQRIREVIQVVSSFPLTLTVLEPDGVLWKCGEDEYKEKFISSDTWHLLRGRKEEVRWSKLVWFPQGVPRYGFIPWLAIRGRLATGHRTRQWGQMQCCVYCGEPDETRDHLFFACPYTFTLWLNVVGNLFGPDRDPDWEITLQRMLGGTYEHLTYILLRLVWQTTIYFI is encoded by the exons ATGTATCACAAAGAAG ATGTGTGGCATCCGCAGGGTCGTATCATTGAGCTCACTGGAGAGATTGGTACGCAGAAGCTTGGAATCGCAAGAGAGGCAAAGATCAGTGAAGTTCTGCGTGATGGTGTGTGGAGATTCCGAAACTGCAGAGATCAGCGTATCAGAGAAGTGATCCAGGTCGTGTCCTCTTTCCCTTTAACATTAACTGTATTGGAGCCTGATGGCGTGCTTTGGAAGTGTGGGGAAGATGAGTATAAGGAAAAGTTTATCTCATCTGATACTTGGCATCTACTCCGTGGGCGTAAGGAAGAGGTCCGATGGAGCAAGCTTGTTTGGTTTCCACAAGGCGTGCCTCGGTATGGCTTCATTCCTTGGTTGGCCATAAGGGGTAGGCTCGCGACAGGCCACCGCACTCGACAGTGGGGCCAGATGCAGTGTTGTGTCTATTGTGGGGAGCCAGATGAGACAAGGGACCACCTGTTCTTTGCTTGCCCATACACTTTCACACTGTGGTTAAATGTAGTTGGCAATCTGTTTGGTCCAGACCGGGATCCTGACTGGGAAATCACGTTACAGAGAATGCTTGGGGGCACTTATGAGCACCTTACCTACATACTTTTGAGGCTGGTGTGGCAGACCACGATCTACTTCATATGA
- the LOC106305255 gene encoding GDSL esterase/lipase At2g19010 — protein MVEEVLSKVFWVVAATVFAAATVGYTQQVPCYFIFGDSVFDSGNNNNLQTKAKVNFLPYGIDFAKGPTGRFTNGRTITDFIGELSGFKDFIPPFAGASLERAHIGMNYASGAGGLREETSEHLGGRISLRNQILNHKKVIKKVNVPLHRLEQCLYAISIGSNDYVNNYFMSKPYNTSHRFKPNQYAHSLILLYHTHLKSLHHLGARKVALFSISKIGCTPKMIRSHGGGKGCAREVNTAVAIFNKNLEDLVKDFNKNVHGAKFTYVDIFSGGDPLAFKVLGFRIRHKACCTLSLGEELCAPNKPICGNRSEYVFWDDIHSSEATNMMMARSSFDGPLGSPYSIASLLKQ, from the exons ATGGTTGAAGAAGTATTATCTAAGGTATTTTGGGTTGTTGCTGCTACCGTGTTTGCAGCTGCAACGGTGGGTTACACGCAACAAGTGCCATGTTACTTCATCTTTGGAGATTCAGTTTTTGATAGTGGCAACAACAATAACTTGCAAACTAAGGCAAAAGTTAACTTTTTACCTTATGGTATTGACTTTGCCAAAGGCCCGACTGGCCGGTTCACCAATGGCCGCACTATCACAGATTTTATCG GTGAACTCTCGGGTTTCAAGGATTTCATTCCGCCATTCGCCGGAGCATCACTAGAACGAGCTCACATCGGGATGAACTATGCTTCTGGTGCAGGCGGACTCCGTGAAGAAACTAGTGAACATTTG GGTGGTCGAATAAGTCTAAGAAACCAAATACTAAACCACAAGAAGGTGATAAAGAAAGTGAATGTGCCATTACATAGACTGGAACAATGCCTCTATGCAATCAGCATCGGAAGCAACGATTACGTCAACAACTACTTCATGTCAAAACCATACAACACGAGTCACCGGTTTAAGCCCAATCAATATGCACATTCTCTCATCTTACTCTATCATACTCATTTGAAG AGTTTGCACCACTTAGGAGCGCGGAAAGTGGCACTTTTTTCAATCAGTAAGATTGGTTGCACACCAAAGATGATTAGGTCCCATGGTGGCGGAAAAGGTTGTGCGAGAGAGGTGAACACTGCAGTGGCAATCTTCAATAAGAACCTAGAGGACCTTGTAAAAGATTTCAATAAGAACGTCCATGGTGCTAAGTTCACCTATGTTGATATTTTCTCTGGTGGAGATCCCTTAGCTTTCAAAGTTTTAG GATTTAGGATTAGACACAAGGCTTGTTGTACATTATCTTTAGGGGAAGAACTTTGCGCACCAAACAAACCAATTTGTGGAAACCGGAGTGAATATGTCTTTTGGGATGATATTCATAGCTCCGAAGCCACTAATATGATGATGGCTAGAAGCTCATTTGATGGACCTCTAGGTAGTCCGTACAGCATTGCCAGCCTTTTGAAGCAATAA
- the LOC106306706 gene encoding uncharacterized protein LOC106306706, with translation MGCSHSKLDDEESVQICKDRKRFIKQAIEHRTKFASSHIAYIQSLRKVSDALHDFIEGDNYKPPHDFLQDSFVTPVKRLPPSRSRRLSSSNRSGGGGGEFITISPSSMPQKMIQDKPRTKVRASYLMANRTRPVRVEERSPETFRVESFSPPSQQYGEADGFFGMNMNMNMNTSAASSSSFWNPLSSPEQQRLSTHNIPPPSPQNSQWDFFWNPFSSLEYYGYNNSYDRGSVDNNRSGTKDDEVRGLRRVREEEGIPDLEEDDEPQPPQPVRFHTPKVVVEESKSCCKEEVKVEDVDGNDDDEDDDEFTDSGCEESENEGDEKCVGKQEQRTVEVPRVETTGSVAVEEVKNVVNVAKRETPGFTVYVNRRPTSMAEVIKDLEDQFTTICDAAKEVSGLLEASRAQYAPSSSSDHSAMKKLNPVALFRSGSSRSSSSRFLLTSSSGGSKESGSESRSDGSDESCMVSGSHQTTLDKLFAWEKKLYDEVKSGERVRRAYEKKCMQLRNQDVKGDDPFAVDKTRATIRDLDTQIKVSIHSIESISKRIETLRDQELLPQLLELVQGLTRMWQVMAESHQIQKRTLDEAKMLLAGTPVSKRHKKRQQQQPSIMPETINSQRLAQSALNLEAQLRNWRSCFEFWITSQRSYMTALSGWLLRCLRCDPDPEKVRLSSCPHPIYRVCIQWSRLLNSLNEKPVLDKLEFFASGMGSVYARQVREDPNWSGGGSRRYSGSESLDLVLADRVGEEDVVMTAEKLAEVAVKVLCHGMSVAVSSLAEFAINSADEHSKLVNQPEEAADAKPDVNSNS, from the exons ATGGGATGTTCTCATTCGAAGCTAGACGACGAGGAATCAGTTCAGATCTGTAAAGACAGAAAACGTTTCATCAAACAAGCGATAGAACACAGAACCAAGTTCGCTTCTAGTCACATTGCTTATATACAGTCCCTTAGAAAAGTCTCTGACGCTCTCCATGACTTCATCGAAGGAGACAACTACAAGCCTCCTCACGACTTTCTTCAGGACTCATTCGTGACTCCTGTTAAGAGACTACCGCCGAGCAGAAGCCGCCGCCTTAGTAGCAGCAACAGGAGCGGCGGCGGTGGAGGTGAATTCATAACGATTTCACCATCTTCTATGCCTCAGAAAATGATTCAAGATAAGCCAAGAACGAAGGTGAGAGCGAGTTACTTGATGGCTAACAGAACCAGACCGGTTCGTGTTGAAGAGAGGTCTCCTGAAACGTTTCGTGTTGAGTCGTTCTCACCTCCAAGTCAACAATATGGAGAAGCAGATGGTTTCTTTGGGATGAATATGAATATGAACATGAACACTTCTGCAGCTTCTTCTTCTTCGTTTTGGAATCCTTTGAGCTCTCCTGAGCAACAGAGGTTGAGTACTCATAACATCCCACCTCCTTCACCGCAGAACTCTCAGTGGGACTTCTTCTGGAATCCCTTCTCTTCTTTGGAGTATTATGGATATAATAATAGTTATGATAGAGGAAGTGTTGATAATAATAGGAGTGGTACTAAGGATGATGAGGTTAGAGGACTGAGACGTGTTCGTGAGGAAGAAGGGATTCCAGATTTGGAAGAAGATGATGAACCTCAACCTCCTCAGCCTGTGAGGTTTCATACTCCTAAAGTAGTAGTAGAAGAAAGTAAGAGTTGTTGCAAGGAGGAAGTTAAAGTTGAAGATGTTGATGGCAATGATGATGATGAAGATGATGATGAGTTTACTGATAGTGGCTGTGAAGAAAGTGAGAACGAGGGAGATGAGAAATGCGTTGGAAAGCAAGAACAGCGAACAGTTGAGGTGCCTAGAGTTGAAACTACAGGGAGTGTTGCTGTTGAAGAGGTGAAGAATGTAGTTAACGTTGCTAAAAGAGAGACGCCAGGCTTCACAGTCTACGTGAACAGGAGACCGACGAGCATGGCTGAGGTAATCAAAGATCTTGAAGATCAGTTCACAACTATATGCGACGCGGCTAAAGAAGTCTCGGGGCTATTGGAAGCTAGCAGAGCTCAATACGCACCATCCTCCTCTAGTGATCATAGTG CAATGAAAAAGCTGAATCCAGTAGCTTTGTTCCGCTCCGGTTCATCAAGATCTTCCTCTTCAAGATTCTTGCTCACTTCTTCTTCTGGTGGTTCAAAGGAGAGTGGCTCTGAGAGCAGAAGCGATGGTTCAGATGAGTCTTGCATGGTTTCAGGTAGCCACCAGACAACATTGGACAAGCTTTTCGCGTGGGAGAAGAAGCTCTACGATGAAGTTAAG TCTGGAGAGCGTGTTAGAAGAGCATACGAGAAGAAATGCATGCAGCTGAGGAATCAAGATGTTAAAGGAGATGATCCTTTTGCAGTTGATAAAACAAGAGCTACCATCAGAGACCTAGACACGCAGATAAAGGTCTCTATACACTCCATTGAATCTATCTCCAAAAGGATTGAGACTCTACGCGACCAAGAACTGTTGCCTCAGCTTCTCGAGCTTGTTCAAGG ATTGACAAGGATGTGGCAAGTGATGGCAGAGAGTCATCAAATACAGAAACGAACACTGGACGAAGCTAAAATGTTACTTGCAGGCACACCAGTCTCAAAGCGTCACAAGAAGAGACAACAACAACAGCCTTCAATAATGCCAGAGACCATCAACTCACAAAGATTAGCTCAATCTGCACTGAATCTTGAAGCTCAGCTTCGAAACTGGAGATCCTGTTTCGAGTTCTGGATCACGTCTCAAAGATCCTACATGACAGCATTATCCGGTTGGCTTCTTAGATGTCTCAGATGTGATCCTGACCCTGAGAAAGTTAGACTATCCTCATGTCCTCACCCGATATACCGAGTCTGCATCCAGTGGTCGAGGCTGCTCAACAGCTTGAACGAGAAGCCGGTTCTGGACAAACTCGAGTTCTTTGCCTCCGGGATGGGTTCAGTCTATGCAAGACAGGTTAGGGAAGATCCGAACTGGAGTGGAGGCGGGTCAAGAAGATATTCCGGGTCAGAGAGCTTGGACCTTGTGTTGGCTGATAGAGTGGGAGAAGAAGATGTTGTGATGACTGCTGAGAAACTTGCAGAGGTTGCTGTTAAAGTTCTCTGCCATGGGATGTCTGTTGCAGTGAGCTCACTCGCTGAGTTTGCTATCAACTCAGCTGATGAACACTCAAAGCTTGTTAACCAACCAGAGGAAGCTGCTGACGCCAAGCCGGATGTAAATTCCAATTCCTAA
- the LOC106306707 gene encoding mitochondrial outer membrane import complex protein METAXIN-like, with product MEGDQDTSGFTLVTRKPCFGLPTACPNCLPAYIYLKLAQLPFQLAFNSTFPDSDELPYFETGTYVAYNNDDGGVIEKLKKDGVVNLDSQLQSLPDYLSLKALILSWLEEALAYETWVGTEGVSAWKIYYSDLPWVISKVLFYKQTYMAKTRLGIIKENSEEREKQIYKRASDAYEALSTRLGEQKFLFEDRPSSLDAFFLSHILFTIQVLPETSVLRTKLLEHGNLVRYAEKLKLEFLEAPSSSSSPPLHSFPSSFSRKGSKPKSKSKTEKTEEEKKFKKRAKFFLAAQFLAVVIYLSVMGGVSNDELEYEDDD from the exons ATGGAAGGCGATCAAGACACATCGGGTTTCACTTTAGTCACGAGGAAGCCTTGCTTCGGTCTCCCAACAGCTTGCCCTAACTGCCTCCCCGCTTACATATACCTGAAACTAGCCCAGCTTCCTTTTCAACTCGCCTTCAATTCCACCTTCCCTGATTCAG ATGAGCTGCCTTACTTTGAAACTGGGACATATGTTGCATACAACAATGACGACGGAGGTGTGATTGAGAAGCTGAAGAAAGATGGGGTTGTCAATCTTGACTCTCAGCTTCAGTCTCTTCCTGATTATCTCTCCTTGAAGGCTCTTATCTTATCCTGGCTTGAAGAAGCGCTTGCTTATGAAACGTGGGTTGGTACCGAGGGAGTATCTGCGTGGAAGATCTACTACTCAGATCTTCCTTGGGTCATCAGCAAGGTCCTGTTTTATAAGCAGACTTACATGGCCAAGACCCGTTTAGGGATCATCAAAGAAAACTCAGAGGAAAGAGAGAAACAG ATATACAAGAGGGCTAGTGATGCATATGAAGCTTTGTCGACTAGGCTTGGCGAGCAGAAGTTTCTTTTTGAAGACAG ACCATCGAGTTTGGATGCTTTCTTTCTCTCACATATACTTTTTACAATCCAAGTGCTACCG GAAACATCAGTGCTTCGTACCAAACTTCTGGAACATGGTAATCTTGTCAGATATGCTGAGAAACTCAAGTTGGAGTTCCTTGAAGCTCCTTCTTCATCTTCGTCGCCTCCACTTCACTCATTCCCTTCCTCATTTTCAAGAAAGG GTTCAAAGCCAAAGAGCAAATCAAAGACAGAAAAGACTGAAGAAGAGAAAAAATTCAAGAAAAGAGCAAAGTTCTTCCTAGCTGCTCAGTTTCTAGCAGTGGTTATTTACTTATCAGTGATGGGAGGAGTCAGTAACGATGAACTGGAGTATGAAGATGATGATTAG
- the LOC106305073 gene encoding uncharacterized protein LOC106305073, which translates to MSTKSILLPFLLLIMFVTSSQASRQLWDSEFHDFFSKSGFHGINKVHGIQGFHHGTHGIPKFPGTGNFMSGVHTCSMQGPCKGKKLKCPETCYKSTNVNKEGYKSTSKSGGCSFDCTTKCSATCSS; encoded by the coding sequence ATGTCTACAAAATCTATCCTTCTACCTTTTCTTCTCCTAATCATGTTTGTCACTTCATCTCAAGCAAGTCGTCAACTCTGGGATAGTGAATTCCACGATTTTTTCTCCAAATCCGGGTTCCATGGGATTAATAAGGTTCACGGGATTCAAGGGTTTCATCATGGGACTCATGGGATTCCTAAGTTTCCCGGAACTGGAAATTTTATGAGTGGGGTACATACATGCAGCATGCAAGGACCTTGTAAAGGTAAGAAGTTGAAGTGTCCTGAGACGTGCTACAAATCAACCAACGTTAACAAGGAAGGTTATAAAAGCACTAGCAAGAGCGGAGGATGTTCATTTGACTGTACGACCAAGTGTAGCGCCACTTGTTCATCATAA